One genomic region from Methanocaldococcus fervens AG86 encodes:
- a CDS encoding ATP-dependent DNA helicase encodes MEFESYIREKFPYPKIREPQKRMMLKIYNCIKNRKNLIVEAPTGVGKTLGYLIPAIYFAERGKRVLILTETIDQQVRIYEDLSSLKHNLKVSFLMGKSNFICKSKGGKANRLYCQLNKKCLYRPNKRPICYCGTKKQQINLGDKVLYYCPYCCCEYQKAKIESILADIVVMNYSMFYFAKEEIEKKRDVDVIICDEAHKLEDSVRNSSTIVINPELSINRLKYMALYYAPNILKKRLNIEDENFWEIIERYLTSKGINIDICKETIIFDGENLSSWRYKTELAVLGAILDGYYQINNIKDKILRFKENEEIDKEELKFEIDSKALIAIELDFIHKRKLSDMYLLEFIENIKDLKYINDNYVIYRSGNSLLCEPVFVSSHLKELYNNAVVIHCSATIGNLKMHALKTGVDKAEFLVLESPFPKNRKKIIALKDGVDMKHEKKDREKANKNLLKILEAINGNSLVLFKSFEDLDSFYKYIKREIAKTNIKNKNIHVYEQGMDGKEAKELKERFEKIGGILLATGRFAEGVDIPGEALVGVVIDALPFPVPTPLILREQRILEEKFKNRGVRDAHWRAFLMTSFDRMARTLVQMIGRLIRTENDYGVVVIQDKRFSDWVGRVMKEKGYLKDNYEVMSLDMAVRYIPKFMCQFRNNF; translated from the coding sequence ATGGAGTTTGAAAGCTATATTAGGGAGAAATTTCCATATCCCAAAATTAGGGAACCACAAAAAAGAATGATGCTAAAAATTTACAACTGTATAAAAAATAGAAAAAACTTGATAGTTGAAGCACCAACTGGTGTTGGGAAAACTTTAGGGTATTTAATTCCAGCCATATATTTTGCTGAAAGAGGGAAGAGGGTTTTAATACTAACAGAGACAATAGACCAGCAAGTTAGGATTTATGAAGATTTAAGCTCTTTAAAGCATAATTTAAAGGTTTCATTTTTAATGGGAAAGAGTAATTTTATTTGCAAATCAAAAGGAGGAAAGGCAAATAGATTGTATTGTCAATTAAATAAAAAATGCTTATATAGACCAAATAAAAGACCAATTTGTTACTGTGGAACAAAAAAACAACAGATAAATTTAGGGGATAAAGTTCTTTACTACTGCCCATACTGTTGCTGTGAATATCAAAAGGCAAAAATAGAGAGTATCTTAGCTGATATTGTAGTGATGAATTATAGTATGTTTTATTTTGCAAAGGAGGAGATTGAGAAAAAAAGAGATGTTGATGTAATTATTTGTGATGAAGCACATAAATTGGAAGATAGTGTAAGGAATTCCTCAACAATTGTCATAAATCCAGAATTATCAATTAATAGATTGAAATATATGGCTTTATATTACGCTCCAAACATTTTAAAAAAGAGATTAAATATTGAGGATGAGAACTTTTGGGAAATAATTGAAAGATATTTAACAAGTAAAGGCATCAATATAGACATCTGCAAGGAAACAATTATTTTTGATGGAGAAAATTTGAGTTCTTGGAGGTATAAAACAGAACTCGCTGTGTTGGGAGCTATCTTAGATGGTTATTATCAAATAAACAATATAAAGGACAAAATATTAAGATTTAAAGAAAATGAAGAAATTGATAAGGAAGAGCTAAAATTTGAAATTGACAGCAAGGCGTTAATTGCCATAGAACTCGATTTTATCCACAAAAGGAAATTATCTGACATGTATCTTCTTGAATTTATAGAGAATATTAAAGATTTGAAATATATTAATGACAACTATGTAATTTACAGAAGTGGAAATTCTTTATTATGTGAGCCGGTTTTTGTTAGCTCACATTTAAAAGAGCTTTATAATAATGCAGTAGTTATACACTGCTCAGCAACAATTGGAAATCTAAAGATGCATGCTTTAAAAACAGGAGTAGATAAAGCTGAATTTTTGGTATTAGAAAGTCCATTCCCTAAGAATAGGAAAAAAATCATCGCCCTAAAAGATGGAGTAGATATGAAACATGAAAAGAAGGATAGGGAAAAAGCAAACAAAAATCTATTAAAAATATTGGAAGCGATAAATGGGAACTCTTTAGTTTTATTTAAGAGTTTTGAAGATTTGGATAGTTTTTACAAATATATAAAAAGAGAAATTGCAAAAACAAACATTAAAAATAAGAATATTCACGTTTATGAGCAGGGAATGGATGGAAAAGAGGCCAAGGAATTGAAAGAGAGATTTGAAAAAATTGGAGGGATTTTATTAGCAACTGGAAGGTTTGCTGAGGGGGTTGATATTCCAGGAGAGGCATTGGTAGGGGTTGTTATCGATGCCCTCCCCTTCCCAGTCCCAACTCCCTTAATATTGAGAGAGCAGAGAATATTGGAGGAAAAATTCAAAAATAGAGGTGTTAGAGATGCCCATTGGAGAGCTTTTTTAATGACATCGTTTGACAGGATGGCGAGAACTTTGGTTCAGATGATTGGAAGGTTAATAAGGACGGAAAATGATTATGGGGTTGTAGTTATACAGGATAAAAGGTTTTCAGATTGGGTTGGAAGAGTTATGAAAGAAAAAGGTTATTTAAAAGATAATTATGAAGTTATGAGCTTGGATATGGCTGTGAGATATATTCCAAAGTTTATGTGCCAATTTAGAAACAATTTTTAA
- a CDS encoding family 16 glycoside hydrolase, giving the protein MSFKKVIAILTISILYLGLCGCFEVGPKQFYDDFSSYTMGEKAPFGEWKVKEGGFKIEGIMSEDKKSINNVAVPINNGIIYIDKNYTNFELIVDIKRFEDKDNPKIYFRLVNNAQAGYFIEIERYDRGYALYKFNGSKVEKLAESYSAAPAGTDFYRYKVIAKDNKIVFLVGGQKYIEYTDNNNPILKGGIGIGGGRAYYDNVRVTPLE; this is encoded by the coding sequence ATGAGTTTTAAAAAGGTAATTGCCATTTTAACGATTTCAATCCTATATTTGGGGCTGTGTGGTTGTTTTGAAGTAGGTCCAAAGCAATTTTACGATGACTTCTCTTCCTATACTATGGGAGAAAAGGCTCCATTTGGGGAGTGGAAAGTTAAGGAAGGAGGTTTTAAAATTGAAGGAATAATGAGTGAGGATAAAAAGTCAATAAATAACGTTGCGGTTCCAATTAACAATGGAATAATTTATATTGACAAAAATTATACTAATTTTGAACTTATTGTAGATATAAAACGGTTTGAAGATAAGGACAATCCAAAAATATATTTTAGATTGGTAAATAATGCACAAGCTGGGTATTTTATAGAGATAGAGAGATATGATAGAGGTTATGCACTCTATAAATTTAATGGAAGTAAGGTAGAGAAATTGGCTGAATCTTATAGTGCGGCTCCAGCAGGTACGGATTTCTATAGATATAAAGTTATAGCAAAAGATAACAAAATAGTATTCCTCGTAGGAGGGCAGAAATATATTGAATACACTGATAACAACAATCCAATACTTAAGGGAGGGATAGGAATTGGTGGAGGAAGGGCTTATTACGATAACGTTAGAGTTACTCCATTAGAATAA